One genomic region from Homalodisca vitripennis isolate AUS2020 chromosome 6, UT_GWSS_2.1, whole genome shotgun sequence encodes:
- the LOC124364584 gene encoding 60S ribosomal protein L35 — translation MIFILLCFLCCSRVVRKAIARVYIVMHQKQKENLRKLFKNKKYKPLDLRPKKTRAMRRALTSHEKNLKTMKTIRKRQAFPPRKFAVKA, via the exons atgatatttattttactttgcttTCTTTGTTGCAGCCGAGTCGTAAGAAAGGCCATAGCTAGGGTGTACATAGTGATGCACCAAAAGCAAAaggaaaatttaagaaaattattcaaG AATAAGAAGTATAAGCCATTGGACTTGCGCCCCAAGAAGACAAGGGCAATGAGAAGGGCACTCACAAGTCACGAGAAGAATCTGAAAACTATGAAGACTATCAGGAAGCGACAGGCTTTCCCTCCCAGAAAGTTCGCTGTCAAAGCTTAG